The following proteins are encoded in a genomic region of Anabas testudineus chromosome 13, fAnaTes1.2, whole genome shotgun sequence:
- the ppp2r1bb gene encoding protein phosphatase 2, regulatory subunit A, beta b gives MAGADGDDSLYPIAVLIDELRNEDVQLRLNSIKKLSTIALALGVERTRTELLPFLTDTIYDEDEVLLALAEQLGNFTMLVGGPEYVHCLLPPLESLATVEETVVRDKAVESLRKISQEHSPVDLEVHFEPLVKRLASGDWFTSRTSACGLFSVCYPRVSSTVKAEIRQHFRTLCSDDTPMVRRAAASKLGEFAKVLELDYVKTDIISLFTALASDEQDSVRLLAVEACVSIATLLPQEDLETLVMPTLRQAAEDKSWRVRYMVADKFSELQKAVGPEITKNDLVPAFQNLLKDCEAEVRAAAANKVKEFCENLPEDNREQIIMTHILPCVKELVSDTNQHVKSALASVIMGLSTILGKDNTIEHLLPLFLAQLKDECPEVRLNIISNLDCVNEVIGIRQLSQSLLPAIVELAEDAKWRVRLAIIEYMPLLAGQLGVEFFDEKLNTLCMAWLIDHVYAIREAATCNLMKLVEKFGAEWAQNTIVPKVLGMANDPNYLHRMTTLFCINALSEACGQEITTKQMLPVVLKMSNDQVANVRFNVAKSLQKIGPVLDSNALQTEVKPVLEKLASDTDMDVKYFAQEAISVLALA, from the exons ATGGCAGGAGCTGATGGAGACGACTCTCTCTACCCCATCGCCGTTCTCATTGATGAACTGCGAAATGAGGATGTTCAG TTACGGCTGAACAGCATCAAGAAGCTGTCCACTATTGCTCTGGCCTTGGGAGTAGAGAGGACTCGCACTGAACTCCTTCCTTTCCttacag ACACCATCTATGATGAAGATGAGGTGCTCCTGGCCTTGGCTGAGCAGCTTGGCAATTTCACTATGTTGGTGGGAGGGCCAGAATAtgtccactgtctcctg CCTCCTCTGGAGAGTCTTGCTACAGTGGAAGAGACAGTAGTCAGAGACAAAGCTGTGGAGTCCCTGCGGAAGATCTCTCAGGAGCATTCTCCAGTTGACCTGGAGGTTCATTTTGAGCCTTTGGTCAAGCGGCTGGCCAGTGGTGACTGGTTCACTTCTCGCACATCTGCTTGCGGCCTTTTTAGTGTCTGTTATCCTCGTGTCTCCAGCACTGTCAAGGCTGAGATTCGACA GCATTTTCGCACCTTATGTTCAGATGACACTCCTATGGTACGTCGTGCTGCAGCATCTAAACTTGGGGAATTTGCCAAAGTGCTCGAGCTGGATTATGTAAAAACAGACATAATTTCTCTTTTCACTGCTTTGGCCTCTGACGAGCAG GACTCTGTGCGGCTCCTTGCCGTTGAGGCTTGTGTCAGCATTGCCACTCTGCTGCCTCAGGAGGACCTGGAAACCCTGGTTATGCCAACCTTGCGCCAAGCTGCAGAGGATAAGTCATGGAGGGTCCGTTACATGGTTGCCGACAAGTTCTCTGAG CTCCAGAAAGCAGTCGGGCCAGAGATCACCAAAAACGATCTGGTCCCAGCTTTCCAGAATCTTCTGAAGGACTGTGAAGCTGAGGTCCGTGCTGCTGCAGCCAACAAGGTCAAAG agTTTTGTGAGAACCTCCCAGAGGACAATCGTGAGCAAATCATCATGACTCACATTTTGCCCTGTGTCAAG GAACTTGTGTCAGACACCAACCAGCATGTGAAGTCAGCCCTGGCCTCAGTCATTATGGGCCTTTCGACCATCCTGGGCAAGGACAACACAATAGAGCACTTACTGCCTCTCTTCCTGGCTCAGCTCAAGGACGAG TGCCCCGAAGTGCGTCTCAACATCATCTCCAACCTAGACTGCGTGAATGAGGTGATTGGTATCCGTCAGCTCTCCCAGTCACTGCTGCCGGCCATTGTGGAGCTGGCAGAGGACGCAAAGTGGAGGGTCCGCCTCGCCATCATAGAGTACATGCCCCTTTTGGCAGGACAGCTG GGAGTGGAATTCTTTGATGAGAAACTCAACACCCTTTGTATGGCCTGGCTTATTGACCACG TGTATGCCATCCGTGAAGCAGCCACCTGTAACTTAATGAAGCTAGTGGAGAAGTTTGGAGCTGAATGGGCTCAGAACACCATTGTGCCCAAAGTGCTGGGTATGGCCAATGACCCCAACTACCTCCACAGGATGACCACCTTATTCTGCATCAAT GCTTTGTCCGAGGCATGCGGCCAGGAAATCACCACTAAGCAAATGCTCCCAGTGGTCCTCAAGATGTCCAATGACCAAGTGGCCAATGTACGCTTCAATGTGGCTAAATCCCTTCAGAAGATCGGACCGGTGCTTGACAGCAA TGCCCTGCAAACAGAAGTGAAGCCAGTGCTGGAGAAGCTGGCctcagacacagacatggaTGTCAAGTACTTTGCCCAGGAGGCTATCAGTG TTCTGGCCCTTGCATAA